One genomic segment of Planktothrix serta PCC 8927 includes these proteins:
- a CDS encoding Uma2 family endonuclease, which yields MNESLEQIIRRKIQYLPPEHQEEVLSFIEFLEEGHCLIEGHLCEIINRFYQRQKIAQAFLKLPCHFGGKTIIPDISVFRCDRIPVISSGENYQELTIYPDWSIEILSLQQNPTKILGNLLYSSEYGTELGWLIDPVEATVLVVLPEQRVQLLQGEAKLPVLPGIDLNLTVDQVLDWSIIEY from the coding sequence ATGAATGAATCTTTAGAACAGATCATCAGGAGGAAAATTCAATATTTACCTCCTGAACATCAGGAAGAAGTTCTCAGTTTTATTGAGTTTCTGGAAGAAGGACATTGTTTAATAGAAGGCCATCTCTGTGAGATCATTAATCGTTTTTATCAACGTCAAAAAATCGCTCAAGCTTTCCTAAAATTACCCTGTCATTTTGGGGGAAAGACTATTATTCCTGATATTAGCGTATTTCGTTGTGATCGAATTCCGGTAATATCTTCTGGAGAAAATTATCAAGAGCTTACAATTTATCCAGATTGGTCAATTGAAATTTTGTCACTCCAACAAAATCCAACAAAAATTTTAGGAAATTTACTTTATAGTTCTGAATATGGGACAGAATTAGGATGGTTAATTGATCCAGTGGAAGCAACAGTTTTAGTCGTATTGCCAGAACAACGGGTACAATTGTTACAGGGAGAAGCTAAATTACCTGTGTTACCAGGGATAGATTTAAACTTAACCGTTGATCAAGTTTTGGATTGGTCAATTATTGAATATTGA